A window from Patescibacteria group bacterium encodes these proteins:
- a CDS encoding aminotransferase class V-fold PLP-dependent enzyme: MIKRKENNINSLHEEAINLEKRAKTLKNKGLADTLQEGADLEVIREGQEKKVSEDLTDTEKKIEKETGKAYYFSPEQEFNTNEYISFLKERDLKIEKQAKQNLKDMKFTSHEKFVEALEDEKYKLKHFSVMFVSAPHISEGVSGTFPGEPTPLMYATSVLDRYVRTDTFPAEKSPEILSMQNPAEYSDEFVKNFVEEIKDKKPRAVGISNTSEGHYFAIELAKIVKQYSPDTLVILGGSHEDGTNHEAYFNPSIREKLGLTDEQKKTLEKQSTLSKEQEKELIDILVAGDGQYALTEIFKFIANNTDKKNQEIIDEIIKNKDIFQNVEGSGNIFVKDKKDKVNSISLSGNPVDWNKLPFMFRGRLTTENKFPVFGDKKTAQVMTQIMCKYACSFCMESLLSNKDKQPSLYKLCKDRPTPERALKEIEILIKDYGYEAVFFDDSTFTQKPKRTEKLLDGIIDLQKEEASFEWGCQTTFIDIPNKEFIDKMKESGCSYIYFGFEQLEEAISKGGKKIKLEKVENVLDWCKEAGIKVGVSLQFGLEGIGSYQQTIDYISELKSQGLISKNSVGININTAYPGTQEWLELSKKGVLPDFSQKLKRHPRFESAHHLSNLNIPKVNEIYAYARKKLGKGLIGVEFDSQEIQQHLEKYRQEFEEDFYFNWDYYQEYLDGEREALHLNHASITNRPKEIEKMLAEAKDVSENQKEQLFEQAREKAAELVGVKPEAVVFGRNTTEAMKLVSWLVGLKKGDKVLLSNAENKSIVRLFEANIDHGNPEGKDPWSAYPTFYKKRGKKYGKIVDELTGIKTDIIDVVNKDLKTIYKNIENGLTPDTKCFVISQVIRDTGIELPVKDIIEFVRKKKQELNPKDPDIFVMIDGAQALGNVSEVKFDDIGCDAYFGTPHKTMASTPLGLGYFNPDSPKVKKNLFKLNKLHWQDEQVILKYMFDDKLEIHPNTDIEDEIDCVDAFGFNNAIQTLEEKGYENGNFEKVTQERQELKDYFRDKIHQIAEQEGLTLYEVEGGTSFIYSFSVSGVDNKEFAQKLADKGIYLSYIDRTKIQKKDLQWHGNGVIRASFSIDNKKEEIDNYLPKIQEALQEVVQTEFTTFEEKAEQEVLFKKPENVYAMFEWLKEKTKSPIVKIATTAAMILTILISSELLKQKEGKEIIADKSFLKSKTEQFEKYQKIYHHYRGLFERDGFQHQVVQQMGMSELEMDKYKLLVNLTDEDELNKLLKDDIDIQLASSFGYNEVEKDQMEKVYQQTKNKKLEKLIQLI; this comes from the coding sequence ATGATTAAGAGAAAGGAAAATAATATAAACAGTCTTCACGAAGAAGCCATTAACTTAGAAAAGAGGGCAAAAACTTTAAAGAATAAAGGCCTTGCTGACACCTTACAGGAAGGCGCTGATTTGGAAGTGATTAGGGAAGGTCAAGAGAAAAAGGTTTCAGAAGATTTAACTGATACAGAAAAGAAAATTGAAAAAGAGACAGGTAAGGCTTACTATTTCAGTCCTGAACAAGAATTTAATACGAATGAATATATTAGTTTTTTGAAGGAGCGGGATTTGAAAATAGAAAAACAGGCTAAACAAAATTTGAAAGATATGAAATTTACAAGCCACGAAAAATTTGTTGAAGCACTTGAAGACGAGAAATATAAGCTGAAACATTTTTCAGTAATGTTTGTTAGTGCCCCGCATATTTCAGAAGGTGTTAGCGGAACATTCCCAGGCGAACCAACTCCTTTAATGTATGCAACTTCTGTTTTGGACAGATATGTCAGAACTGATACTTTCCCAGCAGAGAAAAGTCCTGAAATTTTATCAATGCAAAATCCCGCTGAGTATAGTGATGAATTTGTTAAAAATTTTGTTGAAGAAATAAAAGACAAAAAACCAAGAGCGGTTGGGATAAGCAACACTTCCGAAGGTCATTATTTTGCTATTGAGCTGGCTAAAATTGTTAAGCAATACTCCCCAGACACATTGGTTATTTTGGGCGGTTCTCATGAAGATGGGACAAATCACGAAGCGTATTTTAACCCAAGTATTAGAGAAAAACTTGGTTTAACAGATGAACAAAAAAAGACACTTGAAAAACAATCAACTTTAAGCAAGGAGCAGGAAAAAGAGTTAATTGATATTTTAGTTGCTGGCGACGGGCAATATGCCCTGACAGAAATTTTTAAGTTTATTGCTAATAATACAGATAAAAAAAATCAGGAAATAATTGACGAAATAATAAAAAATAAAGATATTTTTCAAAATGTGGAAGGGTCTGGCAATATCTTTGTCAAAGATAAGAAAGACAAAGTTAATTCAATTTCTTTGTCAGGCAACCCAGTTGACTGGAATAAATTGCCTTTTATGTTTAGAGGTAGATTGACCACAGAAAATAAGTTTCCTGTTTTTGGTGATAAAAAAACAGCTCAAGTTATGACCCAAATAATGTGTAAATACGCTTGCAGTTTTTGTATGGAGTCACTCTTGTCAAATAAAGATAAACAACCATCACTTTACAAATTATGTAAAGACAGACCAACTCCAGAGCGAGCATTAAAAGAAATTGAAATTCTAATTAAAGATTATGGATACGAAGCAGTATTTTTTGATGACTCGACTTTTACTCAAAAACCAAAAAGAACAGAAAAATTATTGGATGGGATAATTGATTTACAAAAAGAAGAAGCTTCTTTTGAATGGGGCTGTCAAACAACTTTTATTGATATTCCAAATAAAGAATTTATTGATAAGATGAAAGAATCGGGTTGTTCCTATATTTATTTTGGCTTTGAACAATTAGAAGAAGCTATATCTAAAGGTGGTAAAAAAATTAAATTAGAAAAAGTTGAAAATGTATTGGATTGGTGCAAAGAGGCTGGCATAAAAGTAGGGGTTTCTCTTCAGTTCGGATTAGAAGGTATAGGAAGCTATCAGCAGACTATTGATTATATTTCAGAGTTAAAATCTCAAGGTTTAATATCTAAAAATTCTGTTGGTATAAATATAAATACTGCCTATCCAGGAACACAAGAGTGGTTGGAGTTGTCCAAAAAGGGAGTGCTTCCAGATTTTAGCCAAAAACTTAAAAGACATCCTCGTTTTGAGTCGGCTCATCATCTGTCTAATTTAAATATCCCGAAAGTAAATGAGATATATGCTTATGCTCGTAAAAAATTAGGTAAGGGCTTGATAGGAGTAGAATTTGACAGCCAAGAAATTCAACAACATCTTGAAAAATATAGGCAGGAATTTGAAGAAGATTTTTATTTTAATTGGGATTATTATCAAGAATATCTTGATGGAGAAAGAGAAGCGCTACACTTAAACCACGCTTCTATTACCAACAGACCAAAAGAAATTGAAAAGATGTTAGCAGAGGCAAAAGATGTGTCTGAAAATCAAAAAGAACAATTATTTGAACAAGCGAGAGAAAAAGCAGCTGAATTGGTGGGGGTTAAACCAGAAGCAGTTGTTTTTGGCAGAAATACAACCGAGGCAATGAAATTAGTTTCTTGGTTGGTAGGACTTAAAAAAGGCGATAAAGTTCTATTATCAAACGCTGAAAACAAATCAATTGTTAGGTTGTTTGAAGCTAACATTGACCACGGCAACCCTGAAGGTAAAGACCCTTGGTCAGCTTACCCAACCTTTTACAAGAAGAGGGGTAAAAAATACGGTAAAATAGTTGATGAGTTAACAGGAATTAAGACAGATATAATTGATGTTGTTAATAAAGATTTAAAAACAATCTATAAAAATATAGAAAACGGTTTAACTCCAGATACAAAATGTTTTGTTATTAGTCAGGTTATTCGTGATACAGGTATTGAATTGCCAGTAAAAGATATTATTGAATTTGTGAGAAAGAAAAAACAAGAACTTAATCCTAAAGACCCAGATATTTTTGTAATGATTGATGGGGCACAGGCATTAGGCAATGTTTCAGAAGTAAAGTTTGATGACATAGGTTGCGACGCATATTTTGGCACTCCTCATAAAACAATGGCCAGCACCCCATTAGGATTAGGATATTTTAATCCTGATAGCCCTAAAGTTAAAAAGAATTTGTTCAAATTAAATAAATTACACTGGCAGGATGAGCAGGTTATTTTGAAGTACATGTTTGATGATAAACTAGAGATACATCCGAATACAGATATTGAAGATGAGATTGATTGTGTTGACGCTTTTGGCTTTAATAATGCTATCCAGACTTTAGAGGAGAAAGGCTACGAAAATGGAAATTTTGAAAAGGTAACACAAGAACGCCAAGAACTTAAAGATTATTTTAGAGATAAAATTCATCAAATTGCTGAACAGGAAGGTTTAACTTTGTACGAAGTTGAAGGAGGAACATCATTTATTTATTCTTTTAGTGTTTCAGGAGTTGATAATAAAGAGTTTGCACAAAAGTTAGCTGATAAAGGCATTTACCTGTCTTATATAGACCGAACAAAAATTCAGAAAAAAGATTTGCAATGGCACGGAAACGGGGTAATCAGAGCTTCATTTAGTATTGATAACAAAAAAGAAGAAATTGATAATTATTTGCCTAAAATTCAAGAGGCATTACAAGAAGTTGTCCAGACTGAGTTTACGACTTTTGAAGAAAAGGCAGAGCAAGAAGTATTATTCAAAAAACCAGAAAATGTTTATGCTATGTTTGAATGGTTGAAAGAGAAGACCAAATCGCCAATTGTCAAAATTGCCACAACCGCTGCAATGATATTGACTATTTTAATTAGTTCAGAGTTATTAAAACAAAAAGAAGGTAAAGAAATAATAGCTGATAAAAGCTTCCTTAAATCAAAAACCGAACAATTTGAAAAATATCAAAAAATATATCATCACTATAGAGGGCTATTTGAACGAGACGGTTTTCAGCATCAGGTTGTTCAGCAAATGGGAATGTCGGAGTTAGAGATGGATAAATATAAATTACTTGTTAATTTAACTGACGAAGATGAATTAAATAAATTATTAAAGGACGACATTGATATTCAATTAGCTTCAAGTTTTGGATACAACGAAGTAGAAAAAGACCAAATGGAAAAAGTATATCAGCAGACAAAAAATAAAAAGTTAGAAAAGTTAATTCAGTTGATCTAG
- a CDS encoding pilin, giving the protein MKKIAKIILILSIFSVLLFYSGQVLAQEEGSDTEVGEKQIKVNLQIPGLTKKCDPDCNTSTCDYCVNNFGDYIIQFYQWFARAAGIFAAVMIVFAGFQWITASGNATKIEKAKATLNGALMGLVLTLGAFVLLNTINPALVRFKLLPLSNISKNVLDTFYCKDFPDKESIDSYPYFACGTRYDIPKSAQDKAAYGESYCCGSECDPTVETKSGEPKICANDVTSKKDCPLNCFDPKDLCDEADDEKCQEVDAVIAKNPEIKSSCRRINKGFGNMDCRFAKIRGTSSNGIFEVNLLQDELTEKVCEEVTDIRIDCERGGTQCWDSDNNEPRYLIAPSKIFCSSDSRANVEADTICCMKALKTEIDCRDPGKCDSKNEIEVDCDTYNSPEFNDMKYQGGGEDLACIDNNECFCPADHICCAQTYLH; this is encoded by the coding sequence ATGAAAAAAATAGCTAAAATAATCTTAATCCTATCAATTTTTTCCGTTTTGTTATTTTATTCAGGGCAAGTTTTAGCTCAGGAAGAAGGAAGTGATACAGAAGTGGGTGAAAAACAGATTAAAGTAAATTTACAAATTCCCGGCTTAACCAAAAAATGTGATCCCGATTGTAATACCTCTACCTGTGATTATTGTGTCAATAACTTTGGCGATTATATTATACAGTTTTACCAATGGTTTGCTCGAGCGGCCGGTATCTTTGCCGCTGTCATGATTGTCTTTGCTGGTTTCCAGTGGATTACTGCCAGCGGCAATGCCACCAAAATAGAAAAAGCCAAAGCCACTTTAAACGGCGCTTTAATGGGTCTGGTTTTAACCTTAGGGGCTTTTGTTTTACTTAATACTATTAACCCAGCCTTGGTCCGCTTTAAACTTTTGCCCTTGTCTAATATATCAAAAAATGTTTTAGATACTTTTTATTGCAAAGATTTCCCGGATAAAGAATCAATAGATAGTTACCCATATTTTGCTTGTGGTACAAGATATGATATTCCTAAAAGTGCCCAGGATAAAGCAGCTTATGGTGAATCATATTGTTGTGGTAGTGAATGTGATCCGACTGTAGAAACTAAATCCGGAGAACCAAAAATTTGCGCCAATGACGTTACTTCTAAAAAGGATTGTCCTTTAAATTGTTTTGACCCCAAGGATTTATGCGATGAAGCTGATGATGAAAAATGCCAAGAAGTGGATGCTGTTATTGCTAAAAATCCAGAAATAAAATCAAGCTGCCGTAGAATTAATAAGGGTTTTGGGAATATGGACTGCCGTTTTGCAAAAATACGTGGTACTAGTAGTAATGGAATATTTGAAGTTAATCTTTTACAAGATGAGTTGACTGAAAAAGTCTGTGAAGAAGTTACTGATATAAGAATAGATTGTGAACGTGGCGGTACCCAATGTTGGGACTCTGATAATAATGAACCAAGATATCTCATAGCTCCTAGCAAAATTTTTTGTAGCAGTGATTCCCGGGCTAACGTAGAAGCTGACACTATTTGTTGTATGAAAGCCTTAAAAACAGAAATTGATTGTCGGGATCCTGGGAAATGTGATAGTAAAAATGAAATTGAGGTAGACTGTGACACCTATAATAGCCCGGAATTTAATGATATGAAATACCAAGGTGGCGGCGAGGATCTTGCTTGTATTGATAATAATGAATGTTTTTGTCCAGCTGATCATATTTGTTGTGCTCAAACTTATCTTCATTAA
- a CDS encoding DsbA family protein codes for MVIIQYGDFQCPYCRELADIFRNLNDEYEGEIAIVWKDFPLHQIHDQSLNAAKAARCAQKQDKFWQMHDLLFQNQKKLTDDLYVPLASGLDLDTDEFIQCVNNNETLALIQKDIEEGTSLGVQGTPHFFVNNYEITELIEEEELKDIIDSLL; via the coding sequence GTGGTAATAATTCAATATGGGGATTTTCAGTGTCCTTATTGCAGAGAGTTGGCCGATATTTTTCGTAATTTAAATGATGAATATGAAGGAGAGATAGCTATTGTCTGGAAGGATTTTCCGCTTCATCAAATTCATGATCAATCTTTAAACGCGGCTAAGGCGGCCCGTTGCGCTCAGAAGCAGGATAAATTTTGGCAGATGCACGATCTACTTTTTCAAAACCAAAAAAAACTAACTGATGACTTATATGTACCCTTAGCTTCTGGCTTAGATTTGGACACTGATGAATTTATTCAATGTGTTAATAATAATGAAACCCTAGCTTTAATTCAGAAAGATATAGAGGAAGGAACAAGTTTAGGTGTTCAGGGCACGCCTCATTTCTTTGTAAATAATTATGAAATAACTGAGTTAATTGAAGAGGAGGAACTCAAAGATATTATTGATTCATTGCTTTAA
- a CDS encoding pilin — protein sequence MINKNIKILTKLTLVLTVLLFLLFPFYNTLAQEEGSNETGEKEIPVNLKIPKLTKPCDENGKFAGSYCVNNFGEYIIQFYQWFARAAGIFAAVMIVFAGFQWITASGNATKIEKAKATLNGALIGLVLTLGAFVLLNTINPALVRFKLLPLSNISKNVLDTFYCKDFPDKESIDNYPHFACGTSYDIPKSVQDEVGYGESYCCGSVCSDVDEEGNPQICANDVTMVGEDCPLNCFDPQKLCEEANKDECYKIDDILEKNKITDYKCSKDRPGLSFDSCAYVEIVENPCEGNWKRINCSFKGEYSGEVETACWDKDEPRDYCTNDERVGDIDKWCCALFPKENIFCQEEKPYSSMGDVWEEKDIIQIDCDSDILDNGESYNSMSGTYYDNTTENCSSNCWMRTNLLWKN from the coding sequence ATGATAAATAAAAATATAAAAATATTAACTAAATTAACTTTAGTTTTAACAGTATTACTTTTTTTACTCTTTCCTTTTTATAATACTTTAGCTCAAGAAGAGGGTAGTAATGAAACCGGAGAAAAGGAAATACCAGTAAATTTGAAAATACCAAAATTGACTAAACCCTGTGATGAAAACGGAAAATTTGCTGGTAGTTACTGTGTCAATAACTTTGGCGAATATATTATACAGTTTTACCAATGGTTTGCTCGAGCGGCCGGTATCTTTGCCGCTGTCATGATTGTCTTTGCTGGTTTCCAGTGGATTACTGCCAGCGGCAATGCCACCAAAATAGAAAAAGCCAAAGCCACTTTAAACGGCGCTTTAATCGGTCTGGTTTTAACCTTAGGGGCTTTTGTTTTACTTAATACTATTAACCCGGCCTTGGTCCGCTTTAAACTTTTGCCCTTGTCTAATATATCAAAAAATGTTTTAGATACTTTTTATTGCAAAGATTTCCCGGATAAAGAATCAATAGATAATTACCCACATTTTGCTTGTGGTACAAGTTATGATATTCCTAAAAGTGTCCAGGATGAAGTGGGTTATGGTGAATCTTATTGTTGTGGTAGTGTCTGTAGTGATGTTGATGAGGAGGGTAACCCACAAATTTGTGCTAATGATGTAACTATGGTGGGTGAAGATTGTCCTTTAAATTGTTTTGACCCACAAAAATTATGTGAGGAAGCTAATAAAGATGAGTGTTATAAAATTGACGACATATTGGAAAAAAATAAAATAACTGATTATAAATGTAGTAAGGATAGACCCGGTCTTTCCTTTGACTCCTGTGCTTATGTTGAAATAGTAGAAAATCCTTGTGAAGGAAATTGGAAAAGAATAAATTGTAGTTTTAAAGGAGAATATTCTGGAGAAGTAGAAACAGCTTGTTGGGATAAAGATGAGCCAAGGGATTATTGTACAAATGATGAAAGAGTAGGAGATATTGATAAATGGTGTTGCGCTCTATTTCCTAAAGAAAATATATTTTGCCAAGAAGAAAAACCTTACTCGAGTATGGGAGATGTTTGGGAAGAAAAAGATATTATACAGATAGATTGTGATAGTGATATTTTAGACAATGGAGAAAGTTATAATAGTATGTCAGGTACCTATTACGACAACACTACTGAAAATTGTAGTTCAAATTGTTGGATGCGCACTAATTTATTGTGGAAAAATTAA
- a CDS encoding ComF family protein, giving the protein MKNKLRKAAIFLLDLLFPVTCLGCGKEGQWLCQTCLNQIKFNKKQVCPVCRKPSNQGQVCFICQKNIKLKSLVVICDYQDQIIEKAIHSLKYKYARDLKKFFNLIINFHLQNNDYNFLKNSVIIPIPLHKKREKWRGFNQALIIAKELSKITNIYLSENSLKRTKNTKSQIKLKAKQRQKNLENAFKVSQKLEILGKTAILIDDVYTTGATMNEAAKALKKAGAKDVKGLVIARNKI; this is encoded by the coding sequence ATGAAAAATAAATTAAGAAAAGCGGCCATATTTTTACTTGACCTTTTATTTCCGGTCACTTGTCTGGGTTGCGGAAAGGAAGGCCAATGGCTTTGTCAAACTTGTCTAAATCAAATAAAATTTAATAAAAAACAAGTTTGTCCAGTTTGCCGAAAACCTTCAAACCAAGGTCAAGTTTGTTTTATATGTCAAAAAAATATTAAACTAAAATCATTAGTAGTAATTTGTGATTATCAGGATCAAATAATAGAAAAGGCCATACATTCTTTAAAATATAAATACGCCCGAGACTTAAAAAAATTTTTTAACCTTATAATTAACTTCCACTTACAAAACAATGATTATAATTTTCTCAAAAATTCAGTTATTATTCCTATTCCTTTGCATAAAAAAAGAGAAAAGTGGCGAGGCTTTAATCAAGCCTTAATTATTGCCAAGGAACTTTCAAAAATTACTAATATATATTTATCCGAAAATTCCTTAAAAAGAACTAAAAATACAAAATCACAGATTAAGCTAAAAGCTAAACAAAGACAAAAAAACCTGGAAAATGCCTTTAAAGTAAGCCAAAAACTTGAAATTTTAGGTAAAACTGCTATTCTTATAGATGATGTTTACACTACCGGCGCTACTATGAATGAAGCCGCTAAAGCCTTAAAAAAAGCTGGAGCTAAAGATGTAAAAGGCTTGGTTATTGCTCGTAATAAAATATAA
- a CDS encoding GIY-YIG nuclease family protein has protein sequence MILVAKKNMLYYVYYLKSIKYPKQRYVGYSTNLNKRFKEHNQGLSLSTKPYRP, from the coding sequence ATGATTCTGGTCGCCAAAAAAAATATGTTATATTACGTTTATTATCTAAAAAGTATAAAATATCCTAAGCAAAGATATGTAGGTTATTCAACTAACCTAAACAAAAGATTTAAAGAACATAATCAAGGATTAAGTTTATCTACAAAGCCTTACCGGCCATGA
- the recG gene encoding ATP-dependent DNA helicase RecG, with protein sequence MIKANSDFTEIPTVGPTTARRLKSLGLNKVQDLLFYFPNRYQDFSEITPIKDIKPEEVYTIRGTLQLIKSRRSWKKRRLTITEAMVKDKTASIKIIWFNQPYLKKILNPGDEIILSGKVKMQELTLEFLAPSFEKVKKEQTHTGRIVPVYPLTSGLSQRQIRFFIKTALTLRKKIKETLPERITKKYQLMPLPEAIKQIHFPDSFEKLEKASKRLKFGELFYIQIQSLQNKRFIKQTRAPVINYKDKYIDDFKNNLPFKLTKAQEKASQEIIKDLKKGNPMNRLLEGDVGSGKTVVALMAAFLAIKNGFQVAFMAPTEILARQHYLKIKNILKTFNFSLGLLTSKLIKINDEELSKKKASTIIKKGGVNIVIGTHSIIQEKISFHNLAFVVVDEQHRFGVEQRKALRDKSSKKHDLAPHLLSMTATPIPRSLALTVYADLDLSIIDQMPQGRKKIKTEVIEPEKRKKTYKFIKEEIKNGNQVFVVCPLIEPSDKLGVKSVKEEYEKIAKDIFPDFKVARLHGKMKTQEKEKIMDQMKNKAIDILVSTSVIEVGIDIPDATVMMIEGAERFGLAQLHQFRGRVGRSEKQSFCFVFTESESPKNLKRLEALEKSQDGFKLAEYDLKMRGPGVLTGAQQSGLPDFKMATLADVDIIKMAREAAQDLTKKDPALKKYYKIKQKAENLYKDTHWE encoded by the coding sequence ATGATCAAAGCTAATTCTGATTTTACAGAAATTCCTACTGTCGGACCAACCACAGCCCGACGGCTAAAAAGTCTTGGCTTAAATAAAGTACAAGACCTTCTTTTTTATTTTCCTAATAGATACCAGGATTTTTCCGAAATAACCCCTATCAAAGACATTAAGCCGGAAGAAGTTTATACTATCAGAGGTACCTTACAACTTATAAAAAGCCGGCGCAGCTGGAAAAAGCGTCGTCTGACTATTACTGAAGCTATGGTTAAAGATAAGACTGCTTCTATTAAAATAATTTGGTTTAATCAGCCTTATCTAAAGAAAATACTTAATCCCGGAGATGAAATTATTCTTTCGGGTAAGGTTAAAATGCAGGAATTAACTTTGGAATTCTTAGCTCCTTCTTTTGAAAAAGTAAAAAAAGAACAAACCCACACCGGCCGTATAGTACCGGTTTATCCCTTAACTAGCGGACTTTCTCAAAGACAAATAAGATTTTTTATAAAAACTGCACTAACTTTGCGTAAAAAAATTAAAGAAACCCTGCCTGAAAGAATTACCAAAAAATACCAGCTAATGCCTTTGCCAGAAGCTATAAAACAAATTCATTTTCCTGATTCTTTTGAAAAGTTAGAAAAGGCTTCAAAGAGACTTAAATTTGGCGAGCTTTTTTATATTCAGATACAATCACTGCAAAATAAAAGATTTATTAAACAAACTCGTGCTCCGGTTATAAATTATAAAGATAAATATATTGATGATTTTAAAAATAACCTGCCTTTTAAACTAACCAAGGCTCAGGAAAAAGCAAGTCAGGAAATTATTAAAGATCTTAAAAAAGGTAACCCCATGAACAGGCTTTTAGAAGGAGACGTAGGCTCTGGAAAAACAGTAGTGGCCCTAATGGCTGCTTTTCTAGCCATTAAAAATGGCTTTCAAGTGGCTTTTATGGCTCCGACAGAAATACTGGCCCGGCAGCATTATTTAAAAATAAAAAATATATTAAAAACTTTTAACTTCTCTCTGGGGCTTTTAACCAGTAAACTGATAAAAATTAACGATGAGGAATTATCAAAAAAGAAAGCCAGTACTATAATAAAAAAAGGTGGCGTGAATATAGTTATTGGCACTCATTCTATAATCCAGGAAAAAATTAGTTTTCACAATTTAGCTTTTGTGGTGGTTGATGAACAGCACCGTTTCGGAGTTGAGCAAAGAAAAGCCCTAAGAGACAAATCCTCAAAAAAACATGATTTAGCGCCACATTTACTCTCAATGACCGCCACCCCCATTCCTCGCTCGCTGGCTCTAACTGTCTACGCTGACCTTGACCTTTCTATAATTGACCAAATGCCTCAGGGCCGTAAAAAAATAAAAACTGAAGTGATTGAACCGGAAAAAAGAAAAAAAACTTACAAGTTTATTAAAGAAGAAATTAAAAATGGAAACCAGGTTTTTGTAGTCTGTCCTTTAATCGAACCTTCGGATAAACTAGGTGTAAAATCTGTTAAAGAGGAATATGAGAAAATAGCTAAAGATATTTTTCCAGATTTTAAAGTGGCCAGGCTCCACGGTAAAATGAAAACCCAAGAAAAAGAAAAAATTATGGATCAAATGAAAAATAAAGCCATAGATATCCTAGTTTCCACCTCAGTTATTGAAGTCGGCATAGATATTCCTGACGCCACGGTCATGATGATTGAAGGAGCTGAAAGATTTGGTTTGGCTCAACTGCATCAGTTTCGGGGGCGAGTGGGGCGCAGTGAAAAACAATCTTTTTGCTTTGTTTTTACAGAAAGTGAATCACCCAAAAATCTAAAAAGACTGGAGGCTTTAGAAAAATCTCAAGATGGTTTTAAATTAGCTGAATATGACTTAAAAATGCGCGGTCCCGGTGTGTTAACCGGTGCCCAACAATCTGGTTTGCCCGATTTCAAAATGGCCACTTTGGCAGACGTAGATATTATTAAAATGGCACGTGAAGCAGCCCAAGATTTAACTAAAAAAGATCCGGCCTTGAAAAAATATTATAAAATTAAGCAAAAGGCCGAGAATTTATATAAAGACACACATTGGGAATAA